Genomic DNA from Chitinivibrionia bacterium:
CACAACAAGATTTGTCTGAAAGAATTATGGCGGAAATTCGGAGTTCTTCCGCGCTCAGAACTCAAACCGTGCAACGCATTCAGGACGGCAATTTATCTGAAACCACCATCAGTGATTTTGATGTAAACGTCATAATTCAATCAAGCGCGGTTTTGGTAAATGTAGACAGGCGTTCGTTTTTTAATAGAAGAAACGGCACTATTTACGGTTTTGCAGCAGTCCGTAAGTCGGTTTTGGCTGAATTTTACAAGTCGAATATGAACATGCTGTTTTCTTATATTGACGAGCAAATTCCTGTGGCGACTTCGCTTGCAGAAAGCGGAAGAAAAATCGCGGCAGTCGAGAAGATTCAAGAAATCGGGGACTCGCTTGCGAGGGTAAACGAGTTTAACGCGCTTCTTCTGGCGGTAAACAACGACGATTCTTTTGTGGAGAATATAGTAAACGTTCACAGGCGCTTGAATGGGATTAGAACGCAATTACAGGCGGGAACAAGGTTGTTTTTGGATATTTCCGGCGATAATAATTTAAGCGAACTCAGCGCAATAATTTCGCAAAATGAGGACTGGAGTTTTGAGGTAGTGCAAAGTCGTGAAAATGCTGATTATCTTGTCGGAATAAGGACAAATCTCAGCCGTTGCACTCCTCCTGACGTTCGCTTGGCGCTTTGTCATGTGAACGCCGATGTTTCGATCGTATGTCGCAAAAATCAAAGAAACGTGAGCGTTCAAATATCAGAAACGCGAGGTGGTTTTCCTAACGCCAATACAGGCAGGGCAACTCAAATTGCTTTTGAAAATTTGACGAGTGAAATTGCAGAAAAAGTAATTCAATCTATTAAGGAGGTATTTTTCAGATGACTAGAATATCTTGGAATTTTATTGTTTTGGCGAGCATTGTGTTTGCAACATTTGCACAGTCGATAAGCGCGGCAAATTGGACGGGCGGCGGCGGGCAAGGAATGAGTATTACGATTTGGGCTCCACAGGCAAGAAATCTTGCGGAAAATCAGGATTATTTGCCGCTTATGGTGCAGGGTGAATTTCTCAGTAATTTTACTAAATTCTCCGCTATTGAAGTATTTGACAGAGAACGTCTTGATGAAAGATATGCGCAAATTTTGTCAAGCGCGCCCAACGAAAGAGTTAGAGAAGAGATGATTGCGGAACTTGAAAGAGAGCGAACTCATATTTTAAGAGGCGATATAACAAGGACGACTACGGGCTACAATCTTCAAATGCGAATTACTCGAACCGCCGACGGAGCGACAGCCGCCGCATATTCGGGAACATTTACTTTTGCAGAGCTTGACGACCTTACAGGAATTCGTCGTGCCTCGCTCGAACTTCTTCAAGGAATGAACGTAGCTCTTACGGCAAGCGCTCAACAAGAACTCGCAGGAGCGGCGCCGGCAAATCATGTTGGGGCGCAAACTCACAACGCGCGTGCGGTCGTTGCTCAACGACAAGGACGTGAAACTGAGGCGATGGCAAATTTTAATATGGCGGCTATGCTTGACCCGTCTTTGATCGAGGCGACAAATCGTTTATCGATATTGGAGACCAACATCAGGAGCGGAAGCATAGGCGACGATGTTCGCGGGGCAATCGCTTGGCGGCGGGCGTGGATAGAACGTCTTACGGAAACGGAGCAGTTTTTTTCCGATTTTCACGGAAGAGAAACAATGCCATATACAATTTTTTACGCGACAGAAATCACACAAGGCGCAATAAACTGGCAGGCGGAAACCGTAAATTTGAGCATAGAAACGCATTTATACGGCTCTCGTATTTGGACACTTTCCATAGAGCGAACATTGCAAGCGGTGTATGACGGTTTACAGGCAACAGGACAAGCGCAAACGTGGCAACTTTCGGGTTGGCCAAAGCAAGCGGTAACAAATTTGAATGCTTTCGGACGAAAAAGCGCTGATTTCAACGTGGTTTTTGAACTCTTGAACGAGCAAAACAGAGTAATCGGCAGACAAACCTTGCGAGCGGGCGGCTCTTGGAGTTTAACTTGGAATCAAAGACCCGTGATAAACGTAAATGCTTCGAGCAGAAACACGCTGAATTTCCAAAATGTAAACGCAAACGACATAAGCGACAGAATGACAATCAGGGTTGCTACCGTAAACGGAATACCCGCCGAAACTGCCGCACGAGACGGGGTTTTGCAAATCCGAGCGGTAGATAAGGCGTTTTTTGACATAAACGATATGTTTAGGTTTTACAGAGGTGAAATTCAAGGTTTTGCAAGACATGACAACAGACCAACAAACCTAGTTATTCCCGACAACATTTGGGGCGATCCGGTTATTTCAATTGGCGCGCAAGCATTCCAAGGGGAGGGGCTTGATGCTTTAAGAATTCCTAACACTGTTGTTTTTATCGGCGACGGCGCATTTAAAAACAATCAATTGAATAGAGTAAACATTCCTTCAAGCGTGATCTCTATAGGCGAAAAAGCGTTCTTTAACGACTTACAGCACGCCTCTAATATAGCCAGAATTACCATAGGTGCAAACGTTGATATGAAACATAATTCGTTTGGGCGTGAATATGTTGTTGTCGGAAATGTCTTCCGAGATAATCCTTACAATCATTTCGTTGTTTTTTACAACCGAAACCGCAGGCAAGCGGGATTGTATCGTTTTACGTCCGGTTGGATTTACGACGGAGACAATAATGCGGTAAAAGAACGATGTCCGAAAAAAGAATGGATTGAAAGTGTTTCTGCTCCTAATATACAAAGCGTAGCATTTAGATTACAAGACAACATCGCGCTTGTTATGCGAGTGGGAACATCTGCTTTTTATCAACAAAATATAGGTGCAATAGCAGGTGTAATAGAAGGTAAAACATCTACTATGAGAATAGTAAGGAATCAAAGAAACAGACCGATAAGAATGGAATGTTTTATTAACGGCACATTAGTAATTTCTGCTGATTTACACAGGGATGGACGGGTTGAAAGCATTACAATACTCAACAAAGATCCGAATCAGGGTTTCGGAGTTTTTGAAGTAAGGTGAATTATTAACAACTGGCGGACGTGGCGGCAAAACGTAGAAAGAGGAGTTTTTCATGAAAAAGGTGATGGTGGTTTTGTGGGTAGTGGTAGCGATGTGTTTTGTGGGCTGCGGCGATGGAAGTTCCGCATTGGTGGGCAAGTGGTATTTGGCAGATGCCTCAAATACCGGAAATGCTTCTAAAACTATGGAAATTTTGAGAGATGGAACTGCAATCGTCAGCGGAATGGGCATGACGTGGAAGACGGAAAAAGATCGTATTTTCTTTACCTCTTCATTAGGTGCAATGGCGTTTAATTACAGATTATCCGGCACAATGCTTATTCTTGAGAACAACGATGACGAGTATTTCATATACGTAAATAACAGAGAAGAAAAGAAGCAAGGAAAATTGGAAGTACGTTGGAATAATGGACGAGTTAGAAAGTCAGGGAATTTTGACAAAGATGGAGAGGTGCACGGAAAATGGGAAGAGTATTACAAAGACGGGCAGCTCAGTTTTTCCGGAAATTACATCAATGGTAAAGAGGATGGAAAAATTGAGGGATTTTATCACAATGGACAGATTAGATTTGTCGGAAATTTTGTTAATGGAGACGGAGAATGGAAAGTGTACAATGAAAATGGAGAATTAAGTTTAGTAGAATTCATTAATTATGCCTATGGGAGATGGAAATTGGAGCGGAGACAGTATCGTGGAAACGGACAATTAGAATTCGTTGAAAATTACGTCGATGGGAGATTGCATGGAGAGCGGAGACAGTATCGTGAAAACGGACAATTAGAATTCGTTGAAAATTACGTCGATGAGAGATTGCATGGAGAGCGGAGACTGTATCGTGGTGAAAAAGGAGAATTAACATTAGTTGAAAATTACGTCGATGGGAGATTGCGTGGAGAGCAACGAGAATATCACAGAAACGGACAACTCGCTTTGGTTGTAAATTGTGATGGACGTGATGGACTGCGTTGCTTTTATACTAAAATCTATGGCTCAAATGGAGAAGAAATTAGCCAAAGAGATTTCAGGATCAGGTATGGAAGAAACGGAGGTTGGAATTGGATTAATTAAAAACATGGCAATAAACAGCCGTCCGTAAAAAAAGGAGAATTGCGGGCGGCTTAATTGTTTTTTTATCTGAATTTATTAATACACACAAAAATAATTGCTTGAAAACTGAAAAAAAGAAACCGTCCCGCTTGAATTTGCAGGGCGGTTTCTTTTTTGCTGTCGGCAATCGGCGGCAAATAGTATTTTCTTCCACAAACACGCGAAAACACAAGGTTTTGGAAAAGGAAAATTATGAAATTTGTTATAAGATCGGTATTGTTGGTGTTTATGGTTATGGGAATTGTCGGTTGTAGCGATGAAAACGATAAAAACGATTGCAATAATTCTATAATTGGGGTTTGGGAGAATAACGAAACGAGCTATCGGTTTCGCTTTGATGAAGACGGTAGAGGACATCATACTGAAATTGGCTCTCCGATTAGGTATTCTTTTTATTATGAAGTCATTGAAACAGAAATTATATTCACATTGGGATTATCCGGTAGCATTCCTTTTATTTGCGGAGATACGATTGTGATAAACGACAAATATTTTGTAAGAAGAAATTAAAAAAAACGAGATTTCTGTCTTGTATTATTCTCATTATTACGGTTATTCAATATGTCTGCAATAAGTTAGACTGCTATAACAAAACAAAAAATAAAACAGCCGCCCGTAAAAAAGGAGAATTACGGGCGGCTTAATTGTAATTAAACGGGGGAGCGTTTAACTACATAACTATTAACTGCGCTTGAAGTGCGCCTGCTTGCTTTATCGCTTGGAAAATCTGAATGATGTCGCGGCTTCCTACTCCAAGCGAATTAAGCGCGTGCGCCAAGTCGGAGGCGGTTGTCGTTTCGTTCAGAACTACTACGTCCATATCGCGCTGTTCCACTACTATTTCGGGGTTGGGGATAGCCGTTGTTCGCCCGAAAGTGAAAGGGACGGGTTGAATTATGGACGGTCGGTTTGTAATTTCTACTTTTACGCCGCCGTGGGTGAGCGATACTTCCGAAATTCGGACTGCGCCGCCTGCTACTATTGTTCCTGTTCGCTCGTTCATAACTACCCGCGCGGTTGTCGCCATATCGAAAGTTGTGTTTTCGACGAGCGCTATAAATTCGGCGAGGTCAAGCGTTATTCCTGCAGGGGTTGCGCTTAATTGGACGTTAAATAAATCGTGGTCGAGCGTTATTGTTGCCGCGTCCGCCGCTCGCGCAATTCGCTGTTCAAAGCCGAATTCTTCCGTCATACGGTTGTTTATGGCGGTTGCCATATTGTTTGCCGAAGTGAAATCGGGGCTTGAGAGCGAAAGGGCTAAATCTATCGCCGAAAAATCGCTGTAAAGATATTCGCGCTGAACTATTGCTCCGTCGGGAATTCTGCCGACAAGCGTGTGGTTTTGGGTCGTGCGATTTATTCCGCGACTTCTTATGTCGTAGCCGCCTGTTGAAAGCGGTCCTTGTGCGAGAGCGTATATTTCGCCGTCCAAACCTTGAAGCGGGGTAAGAATAAGCGTTCCGCCTTCGAGCGAGCGAGCGTCGCCGATTGAGGAAACGGTTATATCTAATCTTGTGCCGCGCCTTTTGAAGGGGTCAAGCGTTGCCGTAACCATTACCGCCGCTACGTTTCGCATAGAAATTTGTCTGTCGGGCAGTTCAATGCCTATGTTTTGAAGCATTGTACGCATAGTTGTCGCGGTGAAAACCGTGCTTGTTCTGTCGCCTGTTCCTGCAAGTCCGACCACCAATCCGTAGCCGAAAATTTGCAGTTCTTTAACGCCGTTTATTCTTGCGACATCTTTAATTCTCACGTTTGAAGCGGCGTGCAAATTGCCGAAAAAGGGCGTGAAAACAATCGCGCAAATAATATATGTTATAAGTGTCTTTTTCATCTTTTTTCTCCTTTTTTTATCGCTTAAAACAGCCAGTTAAAGAAACGTGCGATAGGACCGGGTCTTTGCGCGGACGAGGCGCTTCCTTGACCCGAATATTTAATTTCGGCGTTGGCAATGTTTTGCGAAAGAATTGTGTTGTCGCTTCCGATGTCTTGGGGGCGCACAATTCCCGAAACGCTGATAATTTCTTTCTCTTCGTTA
This window encodes:
- a CDS encoding flagellar basal body P-ring protein FlgI, which codes for MKKTLITYIICAIVFTPFFGNLHAASNVRIKDVARINGVKELQIFGYGLVVGLAGTGDRTSTVFTATTMRTMLQNIGIELPDRQISMRNVAAVMVTATLDPFKRRGTRLDITVSSIGDARSLEGGTLILTPLQGLDGEIYALAQGPLSTGGYDIRSRGINRTTQNHTLVGRIPDGAIVQREYLYSDFSAIDLALSLSSPDFTSANNMATAINNRMTEEFGFEQRIARAADAATITLDHDLFNVQLSATPAGITLDLAEFIALVENTTFDMATTARVVMNERTGTIVAGGAVRISEVSLTHGGVKVEITNRPSIIQPVPFTFGRTTAIPNPEIVVEQRDMDVVVLNETTTASDLAHALNSLGVGSRDIIQIFQAIKQAGALQAQLIVM
- a CDS encoding leucine-rich repeat protein, which encodes MTRISWNFIVLASIVFATFAQSISAANWTGGGGQGMSITIWAPQARNLAENQDYLPLMVQGEFLSNFTKFSAIEVFDRERLDERYAQILSSAPNERVREEMIAELERERTHILRGDITRTTTGYNLQMRITRTADGATAAAYSGTFTFAELDDLTGIRRASLELLQGMNVALTASAQQELAGAAPANHVGAQTHNARAVVAQRQGRETEAMANFNMAAMLDPSLIEATNRLSILETNIRSGSIGDDVRGAIAWRRAWIERLTETEQFFSDFHGRETMPYTIFYATEITQGAINWQAETVNLSIETHLYGSRIWTLSIERTLQAVYDGLQATGQAQTWQLSGWPKQAVTNLNAFGRKSADFNVVFELLNEQNRVIGRQTLRAGGSWSLTWNQRPVINVNASSRNTLNFQNVNANDISDRMTIRVATVNGIPAETAARDGVLQIRAVDKAFFDINDMFRFYRGEIQGFARHDNRPTNLVIPDNIWGDPVISIGAQAFQGEGLDALRIPNTVVFIGDGAFKNNQLNRVNIPSSVISIGEKAFFNDLQHASNIARITIGANVDMKHNSFGREYVVVGNVFRDNPYNHFVVFYNRNRRQAGLYRFTSGWIYDGDNNAVKERCPKKEWIESVSAPNIQSVAFRLQDNIALVMRVGTSAFYQQNIGAIAGVIEGKTSTMRIVRNQRNRPIRMECFINGTLVISADLHRDGRVESITILNKDPNQGFGVFEVR
- a CDS encoding toxin-antitoxin system YwqK family antitoxin; translation: MKKVMVVLWVVVAMCFVGCGDGSSALVGKWYLADASNTGNASKTMEILRDGTAIVSGMGMTWKTEKDRIFFTSSLGAMAFNYRLSGTMLILENNDDEYFIYVNNREEKKQGKLEVRWNNGRVRKSGNFDKDGEVHGKWEEYYKDGQLSFSGNYINGKEDGKIEGFYHNGQIRFVGNFVNGDGEWKVYNENGELSLVEFINYAYGRWKLERRQYRGNGQLEFVENYVDGRLHGERRQYRENGQLEFVENYVDERLHGERRLYRGEKGELTLVENYVDGRLRGEQREYHRNGQLALVVNCDGRDGLRCFYTKIYGSNGEEISQRDFRIRYGRNGGWNWIN